The sequence tccatatatatttatttattgtttagggCTTTTTAGTCTTTATAGTGGTGTGTGATTGCTTGCTCACTCTGTGTGCTAACCTGCAGCTGACCCATAAGTATTTATAAGGGGAGGGGCTACTTTAAACACCTGCAGGTCACTAAAAACATGTTGTACTCTTTCAGCTAGTGTGTGCTTGGATTCTTGGCCAGTGTAACAACTTTTCTTTGTGGTATAGAAAAGTGTACCTTATTGATCATATTAGACATGCAGTCTGCATAGCTCCCAATTATTATCACAAAGATCTCaaggaaaatgtgtttacaACCTTTAACTATATCGGTGCTGTTGCTTGATCTACTTGaccttcagcttttagattTGAACCTTGTTTTCTACATCAGCTAAAGTAACTGCAtcaatgtgttgtttttaatctgtgtcCTCACTGTAGGCCGGACTATGTATGTGATCCCCTTCAGCATGGGTCCCGTAGGCTCAGCTCTGACCAAATATGGTGTCCAGGTAAAAGCTATTGTTCTCTCACTAGTTCATACTCAGCAAAAACCTGCAGTAAACACGTGAGcctgctgtgctgctttctTCCAGTGAATTGctgtaatttattttgtgtgtactttttatttttattttttttaatcactgggCTTCCTAAGTTATAGGTCAGCGTAataatcagtttattttttcttccaggTGACGGACTCCCCGTATGTTGTGGCCAGTATGGGTATCATGACGCGTATGGGCACTCCTGTTCTCAATAAACTGGCTGAGGGAGTGGAGTTTGTCCGCTGTCAGCACTCCGTGGGGCGACCTTTACCTCTCAAAGGTGCAGATTTCAAGAGCCTGAATCgagttttatttgtaatttctatccgtttttgcaacattttatacattttcctGCCTTTTATTTGTTCCCTCCTTTTTACTACTAGCTCCTCTGGTGAACTCGTGGCCCTGCAACCCAGAAAAGGTGCTGATATCCCACCTGCCCGACACCAGGCAGATCCTCTCCTTCGGCAGTGGCTATGGAGGGAACTCTCTCCTTGGGAAAAAGTGCTTTGCCCTGCGCATCGCCTCCCGCATCGCCAAAGATGAAGGCTGGCTGGCTGAGCACATGCTGGTTAGAATGCTATGTAATGATTATGACCTGAGTCTGAATTAAAGAgggtttattttaattaaaaacattaacacTACAAGCCTACACCttctacatttattaaaaacGTGGAGTTATATTCTTGCTAATATTAATATTTccctctttcttctctcttcagATCCTAGGAATCACCAGTCCTCAGGGTGTGAAGCGATACATTGCAGCTGCCTTCCCCAGCGCTTGTGGTAAAACCAACCTGGCCATGATGAAACCAGCTCTACCAGGCTGGAAGGTTGAGTGTGTAGGCGACGACATTGCCTGGATGAAGTTTGACAGCCAAGGTGAGTGAAGCACTCACTTCATTTTAGTAATCCAAAAATAATCTGTAGTTACAAAAAGCCCTCTAATCTTTCTGTAGGTAAACTGAGGGCCATCAACCCAGAGAACGGGTTCTTTGGCGTGGCCCCGGGCACCTCCAACAAGACCAACCCCTACGCCATGGCTACTATTGTTAAAAATACTGTGTTCACCAATGTTGGTGAAACCAGCGATGGGGGGGTGTGGTGGGAAGGACTCGACCCCCCTCCTGCTGACATGGCGCTCACAGATTGGCATGGCAAAACCTGGAAACAAGGTGACATCAGTTGTTGTGTGTCAGTATACTTAACAGTCAAAGTGTATACAGCACCATCTGCTGGTGAACCAAAGCAAAGTCACAAATTTAGAACTGGGTGGAAGTAGTGATTCCCGGGCCCCCTGGTGGTCTGCAAAGGTACTGCAGGTGGGCCGCAGTATTAACTGACATTCAGATTCAAAATACTTTAATAAGAttattatgtgggttacagttacTCCAAGAAAGTAACAGCAACAGACTAaactaattaaataatacaatttactacaatgtttacaaatttaagaaatagcacaatgtatatatgtatacaaactgctcaattataaatatcaagaatattACAGAGGTTAAATTTATATGATTGATATTTAACTCTAATCTGTGAAACGTCGTAATTTGTTATTTTACCGTAGAGCACGTGCAAAAGGGTGTAAGTATTGGAGTTGTACGGGGAGATTTCCTGTGTCATTCAGTGGTGTATTTGAGTAATCTCGGTCTGTCACTGAATGTGCTTCTGTGATTAGCCAGCAAgccatggagtgggtgggaggtttTATCCAGcattgtccttatcttggacaacatcagCCTTTCAgaaattcagtttgaaattACTCACAAATCTGTAGAGTgacacatttataaaaaaaatgtgaattcaaACTGGTAATAGGAGACGGCTAGTTTgtgggtccttagggactagaaaagcgctatacaaatacaggccatttaccattttttaccATTACTCAGTTGCAGGTGGATCGCATATTGGTGTTATACTACTTTGCATATGACTGTGCAACAACACGTGTTCTGTTTaggtttttaatgcagttttcaAGGAAATGCATGGCTCTCTTTGTTTGAGAGTGAAGATTTATAATTGGGTGTCCCCAtgagattttcagtttttttccaggGGTTGCAGTACTCTTGACTTTGGTAGGTCAAGAGTACTGCGAGAGTCAAGAGTAGACGCAGTTAACCATTAACCATGACATTAAAAACACGAGctgttaacaaacaaacaaacaaacaagcagttTGTCTTCTTTGTACACAGGAAGCTCAACACTCTGCGCCCACCCCAACTCCCGTTTCTGTGCACCAGCGGCTCAGTGTCCCATCATTGACCCCCAGTGGGAGAGTGAGGAGGGTGTCCCCATTGATGCCATCATCTTTGGTGGGAGGAGGCCAGAAGGTTGGTGCCAAGTTTAAACACACTTTGTACCCCGGTGGATTCATATTATCACATTTTGGCTGTTCAtccacacaaaaacacccacaacacatttaaaatgaaacggTGCAGTCTTGATGTTCATGGGCAACATGAACAAATATACAACATATACAATATACAgcatatacaaatacaggccatttaccattcatcaataacattttcagctttagtgaaatgaaatgttttttttttgagaaattatagatgtattatatattaCACTCCTGTCTGTTTTGTTGGATCAGTCGGGGTACATACTGACTCAAGATGCCATATGTAAATTAAGAGAATATGGTGGCTCTGTATTTTACTGGTTTACACTTATTGGTAAATAAAAGCGGGTACATGGGTCTGGCCTGTGTGGGTACATTGACTTAAAAGGTTGGGAGTCACTGTTTTAATAGAGACACAAGATGGGACTCGCAGTGCTTGAAATAGTCAAGCATTGATTGCAGTTTATGGTTCATGAAGTACGATGTATTTTCTCTTTTGAGTGTATTACAACAGcatgaagtttttaaaaaaataaataattggagCGCAGTATAACTTGTAGCAGAAAGTAGGCTTGCACCGAATCTGATCACATGATGTTGATGTTGTCAGGAGTCCCATTGGTCTACGAGTCTTTGAACTGGCAGCACGGAGTATTTATTGGAGCTGCAATGAGGTCTGAGGCCACAGCAGCTGCTGAGCATAAAGGTACGGATCCTCACATGTTTCTGAGATGCAGTTCTGTGAAACTCTCCGGAGCGGTCtctttacttttgctgtttttcacataatgaaatAATGAGGAAGTTGCTTTTCCATTTTCCCTCCAGGCAAGGTGATCATGCACGACCCCTTCGCCATGCGGCCGTTCTTCGGCTACAACTTTGGAGACTACCTCGCTCACTGGCTGAGCATGCAGAGCCGTAAGGCCCCCACTCAGCTGCCCAAGATCTTCCACGTCAACTGGTTCAGAAAGGACCCGGCAACCGGCGCCTTCCTGTGGCCTGGCTTCGGTGAGAACGCCCGCGTGCTAGAGTGGATCTTTAAACGCTgcggcagagagagagaggacgagGCAGCCAAAAAGAGCATCATCGGCTGGGTGCCACAAGATGGTGCCATCGACACTAAAGGTCTGGGCAGCAAGGTAGATATGGGCGCACTGTTTGACGTGCCCAAGCCTTTCTGGCAGAAGGAGACCCAGGAATTGAAAGCCTACTTTACTCAGCAGGTTGGCACTGACCTGCCAGCGCAGGTGGAGGCTGAGCTCAAGGCACTGGAGGATAGAGTACACAATTAAAAAGCCTCCTGACAGGAAGTAAACAAAGAAGCAGGGAGGGAGGTACTCAGGAAGCAGAATTCACATCATGAAGGTGTAATCAGAACTAGTGACCCGAGTTTACATACACAAAaatttataaatgaataaataaacaaaaaatgggTAGAATGAATCTTATGTTGAGGATTCAGTCATAAAACCAGCAATAATGTGAATATCAAACTTTCCCTGTGTATGAAAACGCATTCAGTGACTCCTGCCTGTCCCTTTGAAAAGAGAATTGAGATGTGAGATTATCAGTACAACACCTTCTGTTTTTGGACATCATTTTACACTGTTGCTATAACATTTgaggctgctgctgggttgGTAGGTGGAACATCATACTGAAGTGCAACCAATGGTGCCTTTTAAGAGTTTTAACAATAATGAGTTCAGGCTGCAAATGTTTACAGGCTGAAgcccaaagatttttttttttttttttttttagaaagaagaTGCAGTCAGaacatttttaattcattaaaataacattttaaaggatTATTTTTATCACCACTTTTTAACACTTAACATCCCTTCCAGGACTGACTCATGAATCACTAATCATTCAAGACATCCCATAATAGTTTTGTTATAAAAACacgtctatatatatatatatatgaatatatatgtatacacgtGTACACATCAGAAGAAAGGATTTTGTTTTATACATGATTTGAAACACTGACTGCT is a genomic window of Astatotilapia calliptera chromosome 9, fAstCal1.2, whole genome shotgun sequence containing:
- the pck2 gene encoding phosphoenolpyruvate carboxykinase [GTP], mitochondrial; the protein is MSCLLLGVIRRKGGFGASVGVRSLASIPSLPPAVADFVKGAVEECKPTNVHVVTGTPEETANILAGLERDGMVKKLPKYENCWLARTDPKDVARVESKTVIVTKKKRDTIPIPAAGVKSQLGSWMSESDWQKAREERFPGSMAGRTMYVIPFSMGPVGSALTKYGVQVTDSPYVVASMGIMTRMGTPVLNKLAEGVEFVRCQHSVGRPLPLKAPLVNSWPCNPEKVLISHLPDTRQILSFGSGYGGNSLLGKKCFALRIASRIAKDEGWLAEHMLILGITSPQGVKRYIAAAFPSACGKTNLAMMKPALPGWKVECVGDDIAWMKFDSQGKLRAINPENGFFGVAPGTSNKTNPYAMATIVKNTVFTNVGETSDGGVWWEGLDPPPADMALTDWHGKTWKQGSSTLCAHPNSRFCAPAAQCPIIDPQWESEEGVPIDAIIFGGRRPEGVPLVYESLNWQHGVFIGAAMRSEATAAAEHKGKVIMHDPFAMRPFFGYNFGDYLAHWLSMQSRKAPTQLPKIFHVNWFRKDPATGAFLWPGFGENARVLEWIFKRCGREREDEAAKKSIIGWVPQDGAIDTKGLGSKVDMGALFDVPKPFWQKETQELKAYFTQQVGTDLPAQVEAELKALEDRVHN